The region CCTGGTAGAGCGCCGTGTTGGTGAAGCTGCCCAGGTCCCAGTAGCGCACGCCCGTGTCCTCGGAGCAGGACAGCAGCCCGGAGCTGTCCGTCAGGAAGGCGGTGCGATACACGGGGCCGCTGTGGCCGCGCAGCATCTTGATCTCGCTGCCCGAGGCGTCCTCCTCGTCCGCCTGAGGACACACAAGCCGGCCGTCACCTGCTGGACCGCAAAGTCCTGCTACACAACTTGGTAAGAAAAGGTCCGATCCGGTGAAACGAGAAAACAACGGTACTCACTTCCTCCTCCAGGACGTCGCAGGCCAGGCGGACGCGGGACACGTCGGTCACGTGCGGTCTGGCCTTCAGTTTGCGGGCGCGGAGGCTCCACAACTTGACGGTGGAGTTGTCGAAGCCGGCGGCCAGCAGCCGGCTGTCGGCCGACACCTCGGCGGCGTTGAGGAGCTGCTCCGTGTGGTGGAAGGCGTAGAAGCAGACGGTGGTCAGCGAGGGGGGGCCCTCGTTCACTTTCTtgatgcagtcctgcagcgcctCCAGCGCTGCCTCGCTCTGCGGGACTCCCGCGGGGAGCGCCACCCCCTCCCCGCCCTCAGCGCCACCCACTCCCGCCCACGTGGCGGTCGGGTTGGGAACGGTGGCGGCGCCGGCAGCGGTAGACCCCCCGCTGCCGCCGTACAGCTGGTAGTCAGTGCGCCTGGAGACGCTCACCTCCAGCTGCAGGTGAGTGCTGAGCACCCTGCAGATGGCGGCGTTGTCCTCGCTCTGCAGGTAGCGCAGCAGGTAGCTGTGGGCGGGCTCCGACAGGTGCACCACAAACTTGTGCTCCAGGAAGGCCTTCAGCCGGGGGTTGGCCGCCACGTCCGGACCGGTGAGGACGTGGCGCAGCTGCTCCACGGTGGCGCGCTGCTCGCCGTCCTGGAGGaaggcgccgtggaagcggctgTAGAAGCCGTCCACCGCCCCCTTCAGGCCAAAGTGCACCATGTCCAGGTGGAGGTAGACAAAGAGCGGGTAGAGGACGCTGCTCACTTCCTTTGCCCACGATGCGTCCGCTTCTGCAGAACGAGGAGAGACAACCGTTATCCACGGCATCGTATTTGGACCGATACGGTAcacgggaatcgataccggttctACCAATTTTTTTATGTCAATA is a window of Nerophis lumbriciformis linkage group LG25, RoL_Nlum_v2.1, whole genome shotgun sequence DNA encoding:
- the taf5l gene encoding TAF5-like RNA polymerase II p300/CBP-associated factor-associated factor 65 kDa subunit 5L isoform X2 encodes the protein MKRVRAEQIQHAVAQYLKRRQYADSAEGALKAAKLLQTAEEMAASLTVQTESGCANVVSAAPCQSDPQQYESQYSRLRCFLSEADASWAKEVSSVLYPLFVYLHLDMVHFGLKGAVDGFYSRFHGAFLQDGEQRATVEQLRHVLTGPDVAANPRLKAFLEHKFVVHLSEPAHSYLLRYLQSEDNAAICRVLSTHLQLEVSVSRRTDYQLYGGSGGSTAAGAATVPNPTATWAGVGGAEGGEGVALPAGVPQSEAALEALQDCIKKVNEGPPSLTTVCFYAFHHTEQLLNAAEVSADSRLLAAGFDNSTVKLWSLRARKLKARPHVTDVSRVRLACDVLEEEQDFAVQQVTAGLCVLRRTRRTPRAARSRCCAATAAPCIAPPS
- the taf5l gene encoding TAF5-like RNA polymerase II p300/CBP-associated factor-associated factor 65 kDa subunit 5L isoform X1, whose amino-acid sequence is MKRVRAEQIQHAVAQYLKRRQYADSAEGALKAAKLLQTAEEMAASLTVQTESGCANVVSAAPCQSDPQQYESQYSRLRCFLSEADASWAKEVSSVLYPLFVYLHLDMVHFGLKGAVDGFYSRFHGAFLQDGEQRATVEQLRHVLTGPDVAANPRLKAFLEHKFVVHLSEPAHSYLLRYLQSEDNAAICRVLSTHLQLEVSVSRRTDYQLYGGSGGSTAAGAATVPNPTATWAGVGGAEGGEGVALPAGVPQSEAALEALQDCIKKVNEGPPSLTTVCFYAFHHTEQLLNAAEVSADSRLLAAGFDNSTVKLWSLRARKLKARPHVTDVSRVRLACDVLEEEADEEDASGSEIKMLRGHSGPVYRTAFLTDSSGLLSCSEDTGVRYWDLGSFTNTALYQGHAYPVWDVDVSPCSLYFASGSQDRTARLWTFPRTHPLRLYAGHLADVDVVKFHPNSNYLATGSTDKTVRLWSTQQGASVRLFTGHRGPVLALAFSPNGKYLASGGEDQRVKLWDLASGTLFKDLRGHTDSVTGLSFSPDSSLVASSSTDNSVRVWDVRGSHGAAPADGSSGELVGSYAGNTGNVLNVQFMACNLLLVTGSARDKAQA